In a genomic window of Glycine max cultivar Williams 82 chromosome 13, Glycine_max_v4.0, whole genome shotgun sequence:
- the LOC100816300 gene encoding uncharacterized protein isoform X2 — translation MPFASASMAKRSEELGLSLMNTDSANHDRIPGGCHPNDTTAPLPLVSPSPFPHWNLHETSQHYNNEPAGVNSMIDSSQFRSYQNFQMDHNYSHRAEEHNFLPCRPDSRFPCPEGYIGWPYQYDRHNNLAIPSNVRNASFNLNNFEKPDNGGMCVTPIYGSASRLQMVNPTGTAMSANIGQPSLDMNSGMALCNPNQGCVEPLLTIGKHDERYMTMGSGSNNKESKSSAVTPKFNVTGNSERAFLPPINSYHNHLGSRSSLNPGFDMNDTFSAFQNDSGFISDLAPSGNHEALFDSIPGLRLGPSYAFQWPAAGEQNRYLGQFNRDLGLAGVKDTSMEFTDVGLTNGLERCMDLNSLPIVGSQTMPFESRQSWANRQLVPSSSGVVTDNLPTEMLPKNNDKFSSQFFSSPPLAVATRSTRGQDLSSNPGQSQAGGSIQQSNSLLRPQSTSGIQSGMGYMTAQVSRPSNMSSLKRAASQPLSSTVQNQHRKTLPTQFIHPSIPNWNRLAPSVPNTSRAMSPLIRPAQSLTAQAPPHSVVPPSFPTTWTKSVLQAPNTTRAIHPKMHTATFLAPNDKRISSFHHPSSHTSPRTNQSNHQMLAQALAHQRLKAPIIPSAPRIASNYIKFKDQTAEPSGYKCLLCKRDLSYAPEGPISQPPVPPATAVLPCGHTFHDYCLERITPDDQSKYPPCIPCALLE, via the exons ATGCCCTTTGCTTCTGCTTCCATGGCAAAAAGGAGTGAAGAGCTAGGATTAAGCTTAATGAACACTGATTCTGCTAACCATGACAGGATTCCTGGTGGTTGCCACCCGAATGATACAACCGCCCCTCTGCCTCTGGTTTCACCATCTCCTTTCCCCCACTGGAATTTGCATGAAACATCTCAACATTATAACAATGAACCAGCTGGAGTTAATTCAATGATTGATTCCTCTCAGTTCAGAAGTTATCAGAATTTCCAGATGGACCATAATTACTCACACAGAGCAGAAGAACATAATTTCCTTCCATGCAGACCAGATTCTCGTTTTCCATGTCCAGAAGGATACATAGGGTGGCCATATCAATATGACAGGCACAATAATCTAGCAATCCCTTCCAATGTGAGGAATGCTTCCTTCAATCTAAATAATTTTGAGAAGCCTGACAATGGTGGGATGTGTGTGACCCCAATTTACGGTTCGGCTAGCAGGCTACAAATGGTCAACCCTACTGGAACAGCAATGAGTGCTAATATTGGTCAGCCTTCACTAGATATGAATTCGGGAATGGCTCTGTGTAATCCAAATCAAGGTTGTGTAGAACCATTGCTTACAATAGGAAAACATGATGAAAGATATATGACCATGGGTTCTGGAAGTAATAACAAAGAGTCCAAATCCAGTGCTGtaacaccaaaattcaatgtgaCTGGTAATTCTGAGAGGGCATTTCTTCCTCCAATCAATTCATATCACAATCATCTGGGTAGCAGAAGTTCCTTAAACCCTGGTTTTGACATGAATGACACCTTTTCTGCTTTTCAGAATGACAGTGGATTCATATCTGATTTAGCTCCTTCAGGCAATCATGAAGCTCTGTTTGATTCTATACCTGGTTTACGGTTGGGGCCATCATATGCTTTTCAATGGCCAGCTGCTGGTGAGCAAAACCGTTATTTAGGGCAGTTCAACAGGGATTTAGGTCTTGCAGGTGTGAAAGACACAAGTATGGAATTTACAGATGTAGGTCTCACAAATGGCCTTGAAAGATGCATGGATCTAAATTCATTGCCAATTGTTGGCAGTCAAACTATGCCTTTTGAAAGTCGACAGAGCTGGGCGAATAGACAGCTAGTTCCCTCTTCAAGTGGAGTAGTAACTGATAATTTGCCTACTGAGATGTTacctaaaaataatgataagttCTCATCACAGTTTTTTTCTAGTCCTCCTTTAGCTGTGGCCACTAGAAGCACCAGAGGGCAAGATCTTTCAA GTAATCCTGGTCAATCACAGGCAGGTGGTTCTATTCAGCAATCAAACTCTCTTCTTCGACCACAATCTACTTCTG GAATACAATCCGGAATGGGATATATGACTGCTCAAGTTTCAAGGCCATCCAACATGTCATCTCTAAAGAGAGCTGCTTCCCAACCACTGTCATCCACTGTCCAGAATCAACACAGGAAGACTCTACCAACTCAGTTCATACATCCATCAATTCCAAATTGGAACAGATTGGCTCCATCAGTCCCAAATACATCCCGAGCAATGTCTCCCTTGATCCGCCCAGCCCAATCTCTCACAGCCCAAGCTCCTCCTCACTCTGTTGTTCCTCCATCATTCCCGACGACTTGGACTAAATCTGTTCTTCAAGCCCCAAACACAACCCGGGCAATTCATCCCAAAATGCACACAGCTACATTTCTTGCACCTAATGACAAGAGAATCTCTTCTTTCCACCACCCCTCATCCCATACTTCACCTCGTACAAACCAATCTAACCATCAAATGTTGGCTCAGGCTTTGGCTCACCAACGTTTGAAGGCTCCAATTATACCATCTGCTCCCCGCATTGCTTCcaattacattaaatttaaag ATCAAACAGCAGAACCAAGTGGTTATAAATGCCTTTTGTGCAAGAGGGATCTCTCCTACGCACCAGAAGGGCCTATTTCCCAGCCACCTGTTCCGCCTGCTACTGCTGTTCTACCATGTGGCCACACCTTTCATGATTACTGTTTGGAGCGAATAACCCCTGATGACCAATCCAAATATCCTCCATGCATTCCTTGTGCTCTTCTCGAGTAG
- the LOC100816300 gene encoding uncharacterized protein isoform X1, which translates to MPFASASMAKRSEELGLSLMNTDSANHDRIPGGCHPNDTTAPLPLVSPSPFPHWNLHETSQHYNNEPAGVNSMIDSSQFRSYQNFQMDHNYSHRAEEHNFLPCRPDSRFPCPEGYIGWPYQYDRHNNLAIPSNVRNASFNLNNFEKPDNGGMCVTPIYGSASRLQMVNPTGTAMSANIGQPSLDMNSGMALCNPNQGCVEPLLTIGKHDERYMTMGSGSNNKESKSSAVTPKFNVTGNSERAFLPPINSYHNHLGSRSSLNPGFDMNDTFSAFQNDSGFISDLAPSGNHEALFDSIPGLRLGPSYAFQWPAAGEQNRYLGQFNRDLGLAGVKDTSMEFTDVGLTNGLERCMDLNSLPIVGSQTMPFESRQSWANRQLVPSSSGVVTDNLPTEMLPKNNDKFSSQFFSSPPLAVATRSTRGQDLSSNPGQSQAGGSIQQSNSLLRPQSTSDVGIQSGMGYMTAQVSRPSNMSSLKRAASQPLSSTVQNQHRKTLPTQFIHPSIPNWNRLAPSVPNTSRAMSPLIRPAQSLTAQAPPHSVVPPSFPTTWTKSVLQAPNTTRAIHPKMHTATFLAPNDKRISSFHHPSSHTSPRTNQSNHQMLAQALAHQRLKAPIIPSAPRIASNYIKFKDQTAEPSGYKCLLCKRDLSYAPEGPISQPPVPPATAVLPCGHTFHDYCLERITPDDQSKYPPCIPCALLE; encoded by the exons ATGCCCTTTGCTTCTGCTTCCATGGCAAAAAGGAGTGAAGAGCTAGGATTAAGCTTAATGAACACTGATTCTGCTAACCATGACAGGATTCCTGGTGGTTGCCACCCGAATGATACAACCGCCCCTCTGCCTCTGGTTTCACCATCTCCTTTCCCCCACTGGAATTTGCATGAAACATCTCAACATTATAACAATGAACCAGCTGGAGTTAATTCAATGATTGATTCCTCTCAGTTCAGAAGTTATCAGAATTTCCAGATGGACCATAATTACTCACACAGAGCAGAAGAACATAATTTCCTTCCATGCAGACCAGATTCTCGTTTTCCATGTCCAGAAGGATACATAGGGTGGCCATATCAATATGACAGGCACAATAATCTAGCAATCCCTTCCAATGTGAGGAATGCTTCCTTCAATCTAAATAATTTTGAGAAGCCTGACAATGGTGGGATGTGTGTGACCCCAATTTACGGTTCGGCTAGCAGGCTACAAATGGTCAACCCTACTGGAACAGCAATGAGTGCTAATATTGGTCAGCCTTCACTAGATATGAATTCGGGAATGGCTCTGTGTAATCCAAATCAAGGTTGTGTAGAACCATTGCTTACAATAGGAAAACATGATGAAAGATATATGACCATGGGTTCTGGAAGTAATAACAAAGAGTCCAAATCCAGTGCTGtaacaccaaaattcaatgtgaCTGGTAATTCTGAGAGGGCATTTCTTCCTCCAATCAATTCATATCACAATCATCTGGGTAGCAGAAGTTCCTTAAACCCTGGTTTTGACATGAATGACACCTTTTCTGCTTTTCAGAATGACAGTGGATTCATATCTGATTTAGCTCCTTCAGGCAATCATGAAGCTCTGTTTGATTCTATACCTGGTTTACGGTTGGGGCCATCATATGCTTTTCAATGGCCAGCTGCTGGTGAGCAAAACCGTTATTTAGGGCAGTTCAACAGGGATTTAGGTCTTGCAGGTGTGAAAGACACAAGTATGGAATTTACAGATGTAGGTCTCACAAATGGCCTTGAAAGATGCATGGATCTAAATTCATTGCCAATTGTTGGCAGTCAAACTATGCCTTTTGAAAGTCGACAGAGCTGGGCGAATAGACAGCTAGTTCCCTCTTCAAGTGGAGTAGTAACTGATAATTTGCCTACTGAGATGTTacctaaaaataatgataagttCTCATCACAGTTTTTTTCTAGTCCTCCTTTAGCTGTGGCCACTAGAAGCACCAGAGGGCAAGATCTTTCAA GTAATCCTGGTCAATCACAGGCAGGTGGTTCTATTCAGCAATCAAACTCTCTTCTTCGACCACAATCTACTTCTG ATGTAGGAATACAATCCGGAATGGGATATATGACTGCTCAAGTTTCAAGGCCATCCAACATGTCATCTCTAAAGAGAGCTGCTTCCCAACCACTGTCATCCACTGTCCAGAATCAACACAGGAAGACTCTACCAACTCAGTTCATACATCCATCAATTCCAAATTGGAACAGATTGGCTCCATCAGTCCCAAATACATCCCGAGCAATGTCTCCCTTGATCCGCCCAGCCCAATCTCTCACAGCCCAAGCTCCTCCTCACTCTGTTGTTCCTCCATCATTCCCGACGACTTGGACTAAATCTGTTCTTCAAGCCCCAAACACAACCCGGGCAATTCATCCCAAAATGCACACAGCTACATTTCTTGCACCTAATGACAAGAGAATCTCTTCTTTCCACCACCCCTCATCCCATACTTCACCTCGTACAAACCAATCTAACCATCAAATGTTGGCTCAGGCTTTGGCTCACCAACGTTTGAAGGCTCCAATTATACCATCTGCTCCCCGCATTGCTTCcaattacattaaatttaaag ATCAAACAGCAGAACCAAGTGGTTATAAATGCCTTTTGTGCAAGAGGGATCTCTCCTACGCACCAGAAGGGCCTATTTCCCAGCCACCTGTTCCGCCTGCTACTGCTGTTCTACCATGTGGCCACACCTTTCATGATTACTGTTTGGAGCGAATAACCCCTGATGACCAATCCAAATATCCTCCATGCATTCCTTGTGCTCTTCTCGAGTAG